In Triplophysa rosa linkage group LG2, Trosa_1v2, whole genome shotgun sequence, the genomic window CGAGCATACTACGTTCAGCACACATAAATTATTTAGAGCTCCTGACCATATGGAAAGCTCTGAATTATTTTCTGCCTCGCCTGCTAGGACATCATGTGCTCGTACGCTGCGACAATACCACAGCAGTCGCGTATATCAATCGGCAGGGCGGCTTACGCTCACCGAAACTTCACGCTCTAGCTCACAAGCTTTTGGTGTGGAGCGGGCGGTTTTTCCTGTCGTTACGCGCGACTCATGTTCCAGGTATTCTGAACAGAGGTGCGGACCTTCTGTCGAGGGGGAACCCACTCTACGGAGATTGGCGCCTCCACCCTCAGATAGTGGGCATGATATGGAGAAGATTCGGACAGGCAACCGTAGATCTATTCGCCTCGCGCGAAAACAACCATTGTCCTATGTTCTTCTCGCTAAAGGACTCGGATGCGCCCCTCGGGGTGGACGCACTGGCCCACCCATGGCCCAAGCTGCTGCTGTATGCTTTTCCTCCTCTGTGCCTGATAATTCCCACACTggccagagtgagagagaagggCCTGTCTCTCCTTCTAATAGCTCCCAGGTGGCTCAAAGCACCGTGGCTGGCAGAGATAATCCCTCTGTTATACGCCCAGCCGTGGCGCCTCCCCCTCTGCACAGACCTATTGTCTCAGGCGAACGGGGAAATTTATCACCCACACCCGGACAGGGTGGCTCTCTGGGTCTGGCCCGTGAGAAGTCAAACTTAAACGCGCTGGGGCTTCACCCGCGTGTGGTTGCCACTAtacaaaatgccagggccgttTCTACACGGTCCTTGTATGGTTGTAAGTGGCAAGTGTTTGAAGAGTGGTGTGATGGGCGCAGTCTCACATCATATCAGTGCTCAGTTCctgatattttgtgtttcttacaGAACCTTATGGATAAAGGCAGGTCTTTTTCCACAATTAAGGTCTACCTGGCAGCTATTTCTGCCTGTCATGTGGGCTTTGAGGGCTCAACAGTCGGGCAGAATCCTTTAATCCGCAGATTTATGAAGGGTGCCCGTCGCTCCTTGCCAGTCATCAGGAGAACCGTCCCTGAATGGGACCTCTCCTTGGTGCTGGAGGCCCTGTCTCAGTATCCCTTTGAGCCCCTGGGAGGTATTTCCTTGAAGCTGTTGTCCTTCAAGACGGCTTTGCTCTTGGCCTTGGTATCAGCCAAACGTGTCAGTGAGCTACATGCACTCTCAATACATCCCTCGTGCACGAAATTCTCTTTGAGTGGAGATAAGGTTTTTCTTAAGCCTAACCCGGCTTTTATGCCTAAATGTTGCCCTGCGTTGACTTCGGAGGTGTTGGAGCTGTCCGCTTTTCACCCTCCGCCTTTTTCCTCTGCGGAGGATCAGACGCTGAATGCTCTGTGTCCTGTTCGTGCATTACAGGCATATATGTCCAAGACCAGTGCTTTCCGGAAGAGCGACCAGCTCTTTATTTCATGGGCACCCCCTCATAAGGGGAGTCCCATATCTAAACAGCGCCTCTCACATTGGCTTGTGAACGCTATAGCAGTTGCATATGTATCAAGGGGAGTGCAGCCCCCAGGTACCATCAGAGCTCATTACACGAGGGGCTTAGCTGCCTCTTGGGCTTTGTTCAGGGGAGTATCACTGCAGGACATCTGCTCTGCAGCCAGCTGGGCTTCTCCCCATACGTTTGTGCGTTACTACCGATTGGATGTCACCAAAACCTCGGTAGCACATTCTGTTTTAGGAGTGGGGTCTTCATAGCCCCTCCTTGTTATATTCCTTCACCTCCTGTTTACACATTGTTATGGTAACGAGGGTTGAACGGGCCGGTGGGCCGTGCGCATTCATGTCACCAAGCATGCATTCACATTCCGGCCTGGGTGGTATATATGTGTTGCTGGGTtaattacatgtgtgtgtgtgtgtgcctcatACATGTTCCTGTCCTGTATGTGCGCAGCAGCTATGCGTGCGCATCAGGGCTGCCAGGGACATAATTATGGGACGTGTCATGCACCGCCCCTTTGGGGGTGACCGTCTTTTCTGGCTTTCAGAACCTCACTGTGAGTGTATTGGGCAATCGGGGAGCTGTCCATGTctctcccataggtggatctcgaaacgagatgatgaaagagaacaataggttactgtcgtaaccccggttctctgaaacatcgagtggagagatccaccagcTTTGCCCCGCTTGCTGCACGAGAAGCGAATATACTTACTGAGGAACAGCAGCGCAAGCAGACCTTATATTCGCTCaggtaagggggtggggccttacctggcattggctgcgagcttctgtctgtctagccagacttggtgcaattagatgcttctgcagaggtcaggtaaggatgcccttcccataggtggatctctccactcgatgtttcagagaaccggggttacgacagtaacctattgtttccatgagaaataacaaaacgggagactcccggccaaacgACAGTGTTAGCAGGTATGGTTATGACCCAACACCCGAAATAATATGAAAACACTTCAATTTTAACACTTCAATTataacagcctccattattcgcaaacggtggataaaaccttaaAAAAGGGGATATTAGCCCGCCAAAttacagagatgccgattcgcacgggattaataTTAtaacaggacctcggtgttcatcaaaacatgGTAACGTTAGGTAATTTGCGGGggtatttttactttacaaattacagacatgccTGATTCGCAGATttatgatcacagacaacctctgcaattattacaaatgactagaggtccccaggtaatactaatcccgtgcgaatgggGCTTCGTTCTCAGCTATTGTAAAGCTGTTTCCAACTTCTGGTCCACAGGACATTGATACAACTGTGCTGAATTGACACTTATCTTTAAAAGAACTGAAAGAAATCAAAGTAataatttttttctgattttaattaCTCACCCGAAAAGATGTGTTTCTGTGGTCACTGCTCAATCACTCGTAGTTGATCCAGGCACAGAGGCGAGGTCGCGCTTCACTCCGGTATCTCTCCCCATGGTTTATGAATGCTGAAAAAAATCTTGCGATGCCTATCAGAGAGTTTCAAAGTCGGAATATTATCATATAGACAGGATCGCAGTTCTCCTACCTAGACCAATAGctgataaattatttttgtcgTTTAAAAATGCTAACATGAGTGGGGTGGTCAGTGTGGTGGCTATGATTATATCCATGGTGGCCGCGGCAACCCCCTAGCTCCGCCACTGCTTCCTGTTCAGCTGAAATGCAGAGCATGCATTCCAGTTTAAAAACATGGCTTTGGGATACTGTGACTTCACCACATACTCTGCCGTCTTGGAAGGTCTTTTAAAGGTTTACATTACAAACCCTATAATTGCACTGACCTGGAGGCAAAAGAATGTGAGCTAAGATGATATGTGAGAGAAGAAGTATGAATGAAGGATGTGCTAGAGCACATTAAATCAACTTCCACAGAGTTCAAAAGGCGTGCATGGATATCTGCAGTGGATTTTAGTGTTTATATTTCTCTTGTTAGACTAGAAATTCAGACATTAGACTTAGACTACATTCATAGATATTATCTCTGGGCTACAATAGACCAGCTCATTTGAACTTTGTTGAGGTCTGCTGgggaaaaacatgttttcacaAGCTTGAGATgtacaatacacatttgaatTGGGACATACactagttcacttaaaaatgaaaaacactagttcacttaaaaaaattCCCCCACCCTTAGCAATCATGGAGGTGATATTTTTTCCCCCAGTAGAACAGTTAAGAAGATTTTTAGCTGAAACAGTGGTCATCTGTAATTCAAGTCCTCAGGTCCTATTTCTTtaagagacaaaaaacaaatacaggCAACATACATACACGAGAAGCTCTAGTGAATGAGCCACAGGAGCTATTACCTAAGGCTATGGATTTAAGTATtttatgttgtttgtgttttctttaaaaaaaaaggcaCCTATAGATTTGCATTTTATACATCACCAAGAACAACGGTTTCAGTTACTTTactgttccactgaagaaaccGTGTCACCTAGATTTTGAATGGCCTGAGTGTGAGTAAacaacaaattttcatttttcatatcACTTCAAAGTAATTTCCTGTCATTTGGCTGAAACTCTTTTCCAGTACAGATTATAATTTTCTGTTTAGAAAATACTACAAATATTCTGCAAGCCTTGACAAATTTGCTTTTGCTGTCATATCATGTAAAGTTTAAAGTAAAATCAGTGGTGGAAATGGCCAAGATTCACTGGAGGGACTCCAGTTGGAgacatatttaacatttttagagTATATATGTGTAAAATGACACTACATTTATGTATGAAATGCAGTAGACATCACtactagagctgaagatctttgcccgaacccgaccgacccgttcgggcttaatttctatcattttacacgggcgggctcgggcttgcgcggtaaatgagcggtcgtgtgatgcgttccgattagcgcaaatggatgctgaggaggtgaaacggaggcttgcctctggcgattacgttttggttgaaccagcaactaaagcaaagtctgaggtgtggaaaagttttgaccatgtgcataatgagaataatcagccagtgggatatgtgagatgttacgatgttacagaggacttatttaatttctttgttccaagtagcctatagcctacgttagtcattaataaattatattaaaacatgtataaatgactcattcttgacaaaagctgtgtgcgtgcgcacatttgaatagcctaatgtcgggctgtaaatgggttcgggcttttaaaaagctgtcaatcaaaatgtacttgtcgggctcgggcagaattctgtcgggctcgggcactgtcgggcctaacttttaaggcccgattacagctctaatcACTACACACATTCTTTCATCACAATTAGACAACTATGCTAAAACTTCCCGGCCGAGAGCGGTTTTTAATTGTTGCAGTGACGGTTTGGTGTGATGCCGTAAAAGCACTCTAAGATTGCTCTTATATGTGTGGATCTATAGAGAAAATTATTTTAGGGAATTAAAGTTTAATCCCCAAAATTATTCCCTGTGATTCACAGGTACGGTTGGACATGGGCTCTGGAGAGCACATCCTTCTCTCAGACAGTGGAACCCAGCTGAATGATTTGGCCTGGCACACGGCAGAGCTTCTCAATGAGTATCGCAACGTCACGCTGACTGTGGACAACCACTCCCAGAGCAGCTTGCGAATGCCAGCTCCAGAGCAGCAGCTGGACATCAACATTGGTTTGTACGTTGGTGGTACTGGAGGTTTGGATCAGCCCTACCTGGCCAGTGATCTCAATGGCTTCCGTGGTTGCCTTGATGAAGTAATATTTAACCAACACAACCTTCTTTCTTCACTGAGGCCCTATTCCGGATTTAAAAATGTCTATGAGGTTTCTCTTGGATGCAGCCCCCAGTTTTTCGCAAATGAGGAAGATCCCATGAGTTTTTTCAGCTCAAGGGCTTACGTATCCCTTCCTCCGTGGACGACACAACGCGAATGGGTTTTTGAAAGCTCAGTCCACACCTCTGCCGAAGAGGGGATTGTTATGTACAACTCCGCACAACAGGGAGATTTCATCGCCTTGGAGATCCAGAAAGGTCTGCTCGTTGCTGTCGTCGGTAAAGACGGAGCAAAAACAGAACTACGTTCTCTCGCCTTCATCAATGACAATAGATGGCATGACATAAAGCTTTACTTCACCTCAAAAAGCCTCCAGCTCACAGTAGACGGAGAGACCTTAAAGTCCAGCATTAGCTCTAGATCAAAAACCTTTCGTCTGAAAGGTTGGCTTTTCCTCGGGGGAATTGATGACAGCACGCGTTCTGAGGTCAGAAAGGTGGGCCTCTCTTCAGTGGCGGGAAAGCGTGTTAAAGGTGGTTCCTTCAAAGGATGCTTCAGGAACATTAGAGTAAATAATGTTAAAGTGGGTCTCCCCAATGCTGTGGTTACTAAAGACATCTCTGTTGGCTGTGAACCTGAAAAGGAACTGGAGATAACCACCACAGTCAGCCCGGCAATCCTACTCATGACTTCTGTTGGAACTGTCACTCAACTGCCTCCCACCGATGTCTCAACTCTAGCTAAAGGTCTTGTTAAGAAGTATGGACATCATTTTCTTCATCTTAAGAACCTTGTTGTCCCAGAAGGTGGTCGGGCATCATTGAATTCAAAGCACATTAAAGTAAACCTTGATTTCAAGAACCTTGGTATCCGCCAGTCACAGATCATCTTTAGGATTGAAGAGCAGCCCGTGCATGGTCAGCTTAGGCTCGATGTGGACCAGGCGGAGCATACCTTCAGCATGCTGGATTTATGGCATGGCAGAGTAATGTACATCCACGGAGGATCTGAAGATCCACAGGACTTTTTTATGTTCTCCGTGTTCTCCAGTAGCAGAAAGGAGGTTCCAGGCTATCTAAAGGGACACAAGTTGCATCGCTATGATGTTACTGTCACGCCAACCAACGATGCCCCTGAATTGAGTCTACCTGAAGGGAATCTATTTGTTCTTCTTGAGAACTCTAGGAAGAAGCTGACTACTGATGTTCTGAAGGCCATAGACATTGACAGCAATTACACAGATCTTGTTTATTCAGTCTTGGGCAATCTTAATGGCGATGCGGGGTATTTGGAAAACGAAGACAACCCCAGTACAGCCGCAACCTCTTTTTCTCACTTGGCTCTTGCAGAAGGTAAAATAAATTACGTCCACACAGGAGTGAGGAACTCCAGGATTGTGCTGAGAGTCAGCGATGGAGAGAAAGTGAGCAACACGGTGGTGCTCAGAATCATGGCCGTGGGACTGGAGTATACAATTTCCAACAACACAGGTCTGGAAGTCACTCAAGGAGAGATGTTTCTAATAAGCACCAACCAACTGGCAATCTGGACAAATGCAGTGAAGCAGGCGGTTGACATTCGTTTTGATGTGATCGAGCCACCAAAATTCGGCGAACTCCAAAGGCTGCACTCGAATGGAGAGTGGAAGATCACCAGCTCATTTTCTCAAAGAGTACTTGAGAAGGAACGTTTAAGATACCTTAACACTTACCAGTCCATTCAAAAGAGCAATAGCTCGGATCTCTTCAAGTGTAAAGTCACAGTGGCTTCCAGAGCCACAGAGGAGCTGGTGTTTCCTATTAGAGTGAAGTGGATAAACTACATGTTAGAGAAGAATAAAGCGATAAAACTGGACAAAATAAGAAGTGCTGTAATTGATTCTGAGCATTTGTATGCGACAGCACCCGGTGTAACTTTGTCTGAGGATGAGCTTCGTTTTAGATAGTTGACTCTACCAAAAAGAGGAATACTTGTAGTGAGTAATACAAAGTTGGCTGAGAATTCCACATTTTGTCAAAGAGACATCACAGATCTGAAGGTTGAATACAGACTGTTAGATAGATTGTACGAGGACACAAGTGATGAATTTGTTTTCCAGATATTCTCAAAGCACGCACATTCTGCTAGTCACATATTCAAAATCAACATTAAAGCAGACACCAACAGCGTTTTCATGAAAAACAATGGGTTGTCTCTTCTTGAAGGTGAAAGTAAACTCATTACAAAAGACGAACTGTTTGCTGAAACTCTTAGCACTAAAGAAATATACTACACTGTCACAACGGCTCCACGCCATGGCAAGCTAACACGAATCAACCTGTCCAACTCTACCAAAGAATTTGATAATATTCTGTCATTCACCAATCAGGACATTTTGGAGGAGCGTATTATGTACGTTCACGATGACAGTGAAACAAATCTTGATCATTTTACCTTCATAGCATCCAAAAGTCCAGTTACCAAGATGACTGTGATAGATGATATTGGCTCCAAGGAGGGCATCTTCAACATCTCTATACAGCTAGTGAATGATGAAAAACCTGTTCGTGTCATAGACAAGATTTTTCACGTTGTCAGAAATGGACAGAGATTACTAACCCTCGATGATCTCCGCTACCACGATGCCGACTCAGACTTCAGTGATGGGCAGATTGTCTACACCAGGCGTGGTATCCCAATGGGTGATTTGGTTCTTGCAAACGACACCTCACACATGTTGTACCAGTTTCGCCAGGAAGACTTGGAACAGAAGCGAGTGTTGTTTATTCACCATGGGATGACCTCTGGTCGCTTTGTCCTCTTCGTGTCAGATGGCAAACACTATGTTTACTCACTGTTGGATATTAGCGCACAGGATGCTTATTTAAAAGTTGGCAACAACACAGGCCTATTGGTTCAGAAAGGCCAAACCAAGACTCTCAGTCAAGCTAACTTTAGTGTGGATACAAACCTTGACGTCAGAAGTGATGACGAAATCGTATTTAAGATCAAAGAGGCTCCAAAACCTGGGTGTCTGTATTTAAATGACAGCCAGACTGAGTCATTCACCCAGCGTGACCTGAGGAACGGCTACTTGTCTTATCATCATGACAACAGCAGAAATCTGGCTGACTTTTTTACACTTCTAGTGGAAGTGAAGGGGCTAAAGTGTGATGCTAAAATTTTTGTGAAAGTGTATCTGGAAAGTCATCAAAGACCACCGGTTATCCTTCATAATAAGATTTTACTGGTAGAGGAGGGAAAACCAGTCAAGATTGAGAGCAGTAAACTCAAGGTAAGTGTAGAATTTGGTCATAATTGGCTTTGATGTATCAATAATTCTGTTTTAGATAAGTCTTTGGTTTATATGTGATATGatgctttaaaaaacatatttctctTCAGGTCACTCACGAGGCTAGTTCCCCCTCAGAAATAACCTTCACAGTCAAAGGAACTCCATCTTATGGATACCTGCGGCAGTTTCTTGAAAGTAAAGATGAGTACCAAGGGACAGAAGAAGATCAGTTGATGACTTTTTCCCAACAGGATGTTAATGCTGGCAACATTCAGTACATACACGTGACACCTGGCCAAGTGAATGATTCCTTCACTCTAGAGGCCACCAATGGGGTCGCAGAGATCAGT contains:
- the cspg4ba gene encoding LOW QUALITY PROTEIN: chondroitin sulfate proteoglycan 4 (The sequence of the model RefSeq protein was modified relative to this genomic sequence to represent the inferred CDS: substituted 2 bases at 2 genomic stop codons), with the protein product MRATLLIGLLLLFVGLAQGASFYGDGFVQLKGTESSSRNTLHVRFRTSCQSGLLFLAEGQTDFILLEMNAGRLQVRLDMGSGEHILLSDSGTQLNDLAWHTAELLNEYRNVTLTVDNHSQSSLRMPAPEQQLDINIGLYVGGTGGLDQPYLASDLNGFRGCLDEVIFNQHNLLSSLRPYSGFKNVYEVSLGCSPQFFANEEDPMSFFSSRAYVSLPPWTTQREWVFESSVHTSAEEGIVMYNSAQQGDFIALEIQKGLLVAVVGKDGAKTELRSLAFINDNRWHDIKLYFTSKSLQLTVDGETLKSSISSRSKTFRLKGWLFLGGIDDSTRSEVRKVGLSSVAGKRVKGGSFKGCFRNIRVNNVKVGLPNAVVTKDISVGCEPEKELEITTTVSPAILLMTSVGTVTQLPPTDVSTLAKGLVKKYGHHFLHLKNLVVPEGGRASLNSKHIKVNLDFKNLGIRQSQIIFRIEEQPVHGQLRLDVDQAEHTFSMLDLWHGRVMYIHGGSEDPQDFFMFSVFSSSRKEVPGYLKGHKLHRYDVTVTPTNDAPELSLPEGNLFVLLENSRKKLTTDVLKAIDIDSNYTDLVYSVLGNLNGDAGYLENEDNPSTAATSFSHLALAEGKINYVHTGVRNSRIVLRVSDGEKVSNTVVLRIMAVGLEYTISNNTGLEVTQGEMFLISTNQLAIWTNAVKQAVDIRFDVIEPPKFGELQRLHSNGEWKITSSFSQRVLEKERLRYLNTYQSIQKSNSSDLFKCKVTVASRATEELVFPIRVKWINYMLEKNKAIKLDKIRSAVIDSEHLYATAPGVTLSEDELRFRXLTLPKRGILVVSNTKLAENSTFCQRDITDLKVEYRLLDRLYEDTSDEFVFQIFSKHAHSASHIFKINIKADTNSVFMKNNGLSLLEGESKLITKDELFAETLSTKEIYYTVTTAPRHGKLTRINLSNSTKEFDNILSFTNQDILEERIMYVHDDSETNLDHFTFIASKSPVTKMTVIDDIGSKEGIFNISIQLVNDEKPVRVIDKIFHVVRNGQRLLTLDDLRYHDADSDFSDGQIVYTRRGIPMGDLVLANDTSHMLYQFRQEDLEQKRVLFIHHGMTSGRFVLFVSDGKHYVYSLLDISAQDAYLKVGNNTGLLVQKGQTKTLSQANFSVDTNLDVRSDDEIVFKIKEAPKPGCLYLNDSQTESFTQRDLRNGYLSYHHDNSRNLADFFTLLVEVKGLKCDAKIFVKVYLESHQRPPVILHNKILLVEEGKPVKIESSKLKVTHEASSPSEITFTVKGTPSYGYLRQFLESKDEYQGTEEDQLMTFSQQDVNAGNIQYIHVTPGQVNDSFTLEATNGVAEISDIIVSVDIIPLLIPIEVSNIILKEGASKALTEDIIRVTNPHFSGLNFVYYVSEGPQHGRIENSRFPGMPTTYFTRKQVWVNSTTEIIPDDLNAEDEDTPSEQLEYIITQPSNGHLALKSAPNRPIMNFTQAHIAQRQLLFLHNGPMAGGFNFQVNDGVNFAPRQIFSIMARALVLKLEKAGPLHVFPGSLSLISKEVLHAVTNDDKSVSNRTIYFTAINPPKFGKLVNMQADKSTTDILSFTQQMVDEGEVAYEQSHVTSLGWAALDKFTFTVSSPPATLETQTFDIDISYEHVGSERSSVLLKNKGVQVTEGDKVLIDKSLLDASNLMTKLSESKHSSYEVWYQVTSLPQHGVVIVGERNLTKEKPNFSQFILNKYGITYHHDNSETTCDHFDFDVFLNLKSKPPNRPLDDFDVVSESFNITITPVNDQPPVLKTKAPSLKVVQGDTVPIGPDNLKVVDSDNLPNEIQYTVISKPSNGFLALAERLNESVDAFSQEQINNGELFFVHDGSPASGAFXFSVTDSQHRPLYKLFNLEVIKITVSLANNTEVLMDQGRTSVALTQSHLAAVTNGKNTTVHYKITIPPRYGKLLLDNEEEVTVFSQDDLQEQKLSYHMVNLTSSHDTFEFTAFTSEANLSNQVGNITVTPLINYIKGAKFQNEIRNKLKPEFLNVTELALLSSSDPLFEITSPPENGRVFRTTSNKGRKAEFVESFTFSELQQKKLAIELRANLTGVQELNDSFGFVLKANNVQPARGIFTFSIVPYVPTLVMSTVSMSTMRPVFYNQTTEIGPTLSSTYSAVQPTQQVTKSTSRFKSRNRWGSSNSNDIHTTMLKPTQGVEEIYPINNTPVKVESVTQTDSSNSMIILLPLLALLLLVIIVVVLMLLFRRNWRNKQNPEKQKGKSLPPPQPDDLSNQDQPKWSSSVPVVTVTPLDPSKSGSCTVTRLQTRCENSPYDQSMSLCFVGDLEPEVSQHCRTTNPTLRNNQYWV